The Shewanella pealeana ATCC 700345 genome contains the following window.
TAGATTAAAGCCAAGCTCAAAGTCCGTACCAAATTCATTTTTGTATGTCATGCACTGATCTCTTAATTACTTTATGGACTGGTCTCCTCAATCATTACCCCTTTGTATTGGATTATTTTGTATTTCCTACCGCTCAAATAATAGTAATCAGTAGTAAGGATTGAGGCTGAGTTTAACTTTCTTAGATTATCGAAATATTAATGTTGATTACAAATAATTTCAACGACTTCAAATGTGATAGGTTAAGTGTAGAGCCTTAACAGTCAAATTTGGCTGCGATGGTCTATTTACCCTTTGTAAGAAACAGCGTCAATAGTGCTCCAATTGCTGCACCAGTTAATATAGCACCAGATGTACTTGCTTCTTTGGTGGTTGTAACTTTTACAGCTTCTTCGGTGCTAAATGCTTCTACACCTTTTGAAGTTTTCGAAATAATATCTTCAGGTTTTACACCTAGCGCTCCGCAGATTACAAACAATTGATCAATAGTGATCATTGCTTTTCCTTTTTCTAATCTAGATAAAACTGGCTGAGATATGCCTGTAGCCACCGAAACCTCTGACTGTTCCATACCCAATTCTTTTCTAATTTTTTCTAGTTCAAATCCAACTAATCCGTTGTAGGTTATTTGTTGATGCATAGGAAATTCTCAAGTTCAATAATTGACAACTACACACCAAAAGAATATTATCCGCATGCGGCTGTATATTCGGAATGCGAATTTACGTGGTTTTTGGTGTGATATAAGGATAACAGAAATGCTATTAAATGAGAATAATCGTAATGATCGAGTATTAACATCTGTGACTAAAGTGTATAGAAAGAAAGTATCAGGACTAGTTGCCCACGCGGGATTAATGCTTAGCTTTGAGCAAGGTGAGCAGCTGGTTTTGCATACGAACCCTGATAAGAATACTCATCTAAGTACTCTTGAGGAGTTTTTGGAAGGGGAGAAGCTAGTTAAAAAGGCCTGTATCAATGCTACACCGCAAATTGTAGACCGCATAAATAGTCGGCTATCATCCTGCTGTAAATACAGTATTTTTTATAATTGTGAGCATCTAACTAGTGAAGTGCTTACAGGAAGTTCTACAAGCGAACAGCTAAAAACAACATTAACTGTATCTGCATTAGGAACAGCCTTCGTTGCATTTAAACCAGCTAATCGAAACATGATGACACTATCCTTAGCTGCACTAGGTTTTGGGTTGCTTGGGCTCTACATCGAAAAGCAAAACCAGTTATCATCGTAAAATTATTAGTTGCTTTAGGTGGCTGAATATATGAGTTTAAATCCTTACTTGAGGAGTTGTTGGGTAATAACCGAGTTAAGTTGATTTGGAGTTATCTGAACATGCTCACTCCACCAGCACATAAGCTCTCTGCGTCGCTCAATGTAGTCTGCGCGGTTATAGGCTGCTCGAACGGTGTTTTTATCCACGTGAGCTAGTGACACCTCTATTAGTTCAGCATCAAAGCCTTGTTCGTTTAATGTGGTGCTGGCTAACGCACGTAGCCCATGAGCCACTAAGCGGCCTTTGTAGCCCATACGCTTAATAGCCATATTGGCAGTTTCGGTGTTGGTGTGGTGATGTTTGTTTCTATCTGCTGGGAATATGTATTCCAAGTCACCGCTGATTTCATGCATGCGATTTAGCAGCGATATGACCTGTGGCGTGAGTGGGATGATATGTTCACGCTTCATCTTCATGCGTTCAGCTGGAATCGTCCACAGCTGCTTATCAAAATCAATTTCAGTCCACTTCGCTTTTGCTGCTTCTGCTGGGCGGGTCATAGTGTGCAGTTGTATCTCGATCAAGCATCGAGTTGTTTTCTTTATACTAGAGTAGGTTAGTGCTTCAATAAACTCTGGTAGTTCTGCTGGTTTGAGGGTTGGCATTTGTCGCTTCTCTGGGACGCCAAACGCTGCTGCTATGCCAATAAGTGGGTTCGAGTGGATAAGGCCAGTATTGACTGCAAAGGTCATTACTTCGTTTAGCCAGCTGATCACGCGCTTGCAGGTTTCAATATTGCCTTTAGCTTCTGCAGGCTTGAGTACTTGAATAACTTGTGGGGCGGTTAAGACACTGATTGGTGTTCCACCAAGGGCTGGAAACAGGTAAAGCTCAAGTCGACGATACAGCTTTTGACCGTGATTTTCTGAGACCTTCTGCTTTTTAATTTCAAACCATGCGTTGGTTACAGACTTGAGGGTGTTTTCTGCATCGGTTTTTATGGCAGCTTTCTGTTGCTGCTGGTGGTGTTGAGGGTCAATACCTTGAGCAAGAAGTTCACGGGCGGCTTCTCTTCGCTTTCTTGCTTCTGCTAGTGGTACATCTGGGTAGGTACCTAAACCTAGGTTGGCTCGCTTTTGAGTTACAGGCCGAGTGTAGTTCAGTAACCAAAACTTTGAACCTCCGGTTTTGACTCTGAGTGATAACCCTCTGCCGTCAGCAAGGTTGTATTCTTTCTCTTTTGGCTTTGCATTTGAAACTTGTGTTGCGGTGAGCTGCTTAGTGGAATTGGCCATGATTGTAACACCCAGAACTTGATTTGGCTCCGATGTTACATTAGGTGTTACATTAATCTCAAGCTGCTATGAAATGGCAATAGACGTTAAAAGACGCTAAGTTATTGATTTTGGTGTTTTACAGGCAGAAAAAAAGACGTCCTAGGACGTCTTCGTTTCTATATTTGGTGGAGGCGGCGGGGCTCGAACCCGCGTCCAAAAAGCCTACATCCAAGGCGCTACATGCTTAGTCTCTCTTTTGGTTAACCAAGTACACTCCGAAAGACAGGATTGCAATTGGCGAGTTCAGTACTGTTTCGCGGTTCACCCCTGAACGTGGTTCCCTCGCTATCAAATGTAAAGGTGACCATCTTATTACTCTGCCCATTTGATAAACGTGAGCAAGATGGCTAGCTAGCCTAAGCTGCTAGAGAGTAGTTAGAGTCGTTTGCAACTATAACGGTGCGGCTTTTTACGAGGCCAACCGCCCCTCGGCATGCTCCCAGGGTTTCGAGAATCTTGTCGAATCCAGAATCGCCCCCAAGTACAATTTGATTGTAACGCGACCTAGCTTGTTTTACCAAGCATAAAAATCGCATTCACAACCGATTGTTCATTATACATACGTTATTAACAACGTACGTTGTTGAAATTACTGCTGTACCGCCTTCTTTATGGTACGAGCCTTTTCAATTTGCCATTCGCGATCTTTAGTATCGTCGCGCTTATCGTGTTCTTTCTTACCTTTACCTAAACCGATTTCAATTTTAACCCAAGCGCCTTTCTGCCAATACATAGAGATAGGTACGATTGAGTAACCTTTACGGTCAACTAAGCCTTGAAGTTTATCAAGCTCTTTACGTTTTAGTAGTAGCTTGCGCGAGCGTAGCGGGTCACATACTACATGGGAAGATGCAGTATTAAGTGGTGCGATGGTGCAACCAAAAAGATAAGCTTCGCCTTCTCTTAGAAACACATAGCTCTCAGACAAGTTTACCTTGCCCATGCGAATAGACTTCACTTCCCATCCCATTAGGGATAAGCCTGCTTCTAGCTTCTCTTCAAACTTGTAGTCAAAAGTTGCGCGCTTATTGCGTGCAATGGAAGCTGAACTGTTCTTTGAATTTTTTGCGTTTTTCTTAGCCATAGGACGTCATTATACCTGCGCCAAACAAATATGGAATTGGCCAAATCAATTTATTACAGGTTTTATGTCTTTGCTGAGTGAGTTTGTCTACTTTTTAGTCGCTCAATACGCAGGGACAGTATCAAAGATGCGTTTTTTTGTGTTCATGTTAAAATCCACGCTTCGTGTTTAATTACTGAGTACCAATCGTCAGATGCCGCAAATTTCTCGCAGTGTATTAGTTCGCTTCAGCGCGATGCAGATGTATGACCTAGTCAATGATGTTGAGTCTTATAAAGAATTCTTGCCCGGCTGTGTTGGTGGCAAAGTCCTAGAATTTGATGGAAAAACTATGGTGGCCTCGGTTGATGTGGCAAAAGCGGGGATCAGTAAAACCTTTACCACACGTAATCAGGTTGTTCCTGGTAAAAGTATTCAGCTGCAGTTAGAGAACGGCCCTTTTAAAGAGCTGGTTGGTGAGTGGAAGTTTACAGAATTGACCGAAGATGCTTGCAAGGTCGAGTTTGAGTTGAATTTTGAATTCTCAAATTCGATTGCCGACTTAGCCTTCGGTAAGGTATTTAAAGAGCTAATGGCTTCTATGGTCACGGCGTTTACCAGTCGTGCAAAGGTGATATACCAATGAGTACAGAGCAAACCCCATTTCTAGTCGAAGTCATCTATGCCCTGCCAAATCAGCAAAAGCTGATTAAGGTGAACGTCACACCGGGGACTACATGTATTGAGGCGGTCAAGTTAAGTGATATGCAGCTTTACTTCCCTGAGATTGATTTAGAAACTGTCAAGCTCGGGATCTTTAGCCGCTTAGTTAAACATGATGAAGTGTTACTGCCGGGTCAAAGAGTCGAAATTTATCGCCCATTGATTGCCGATCCTAAAGATGTGCGCCGTAAGCGGGCTGAAAAAGCTAAAGAAGATGGCCGAATAAATAAGATTACTGGCGGTAAGCTGTAATCCTAACAATCAGTAAGATTGATTAAAATGCATAAAAATGGCGAGTTTCCTGTAGGAACTCGCCATTTTTCAAGCTAATCGGTTGAACGGTCGCTTGTGTTTAAGAGTTATTCAAACTTTTCAGAAAGTGTCTCTGGTTGAGTTTCTTTCTCTTCTACCAAAGGTTCAGCTTGAGGGCGTTGCTCTGGGATCAGTGGATCACCTTCAGGTGTATTGATCTCAGGTAACTTACTCTCTTCCAATGGCGTATTAAATTCTGAGCTTAACTCGTAATCACCTTTCACTTCGGCGAGCTTATCGCCATCAAAGTTAATAATAAGTTCTTTATGGATGATGCTCGCGTCACGACCACTCTTATAGTGGTAGACATAGTACCAGGTATCATCAGAGAAACTGTCACGCAGCACTGGACGTCCAAGCACGTATTCAACCTGCTCTTTAGTCATGTCTATGCGCAATTTTTCGACTTGTTGTTTTTCCATATAGTTACCCTGAGGGATATCAGGTTTATAGATCAAATAGTCAAAAACACCACAGCCACTAAGTGATAACGAGAGCGCAGCAGCGCCCAAAAGGGTAAGACTTTTCTTTTTAATTGTCATTGAATGCGCTACTTCATAAAAATCTGTCGGTCATAATACCCAAGCGATCCCCCTTATGACAAGGGCTATTGCGTCAAGGCGTGCTTGGAACGTAATTCTTAGTTGATTACAGGATTTAACATTAAACCCTAATTTGTGAATATATGGAGTCCAAAATGCCTAATAAGTTCATTATCTAGCATTATTCAGCTGATTAACGGCTTAGGTTTATCATTTGATTTTAGATAAAATCACTTTGTTATATACCTAAAACAATTCCCTTTATCTTACTGATAAGAAAGCTATAACTATGATTCACTCATGCCACTTTTAGAAACAAGGCACACAAGTCCAATTCAGGTTTAAGTTACGGAAATGTTGTGTTAACTTAACATTGTTTTCTCATCAAGTTTAAGCCTTTAAAGCAGGCGCGATAAACATTGAGTTAGAGCGAGATTAAAACTTACATAGATAGGCATAGAGTTGATGACAATAGAAAAAGGAACTTTGGTTTGTGTCGGCACAGGGCTCAATTTAGCCGGACAAATTAGCGTATTGAGTAAAAGCTACATAGAGCATGCCGACGTGGTGTTTTCTCTGGTACCGGATGGATTTGCCCAGCATTGGCTGGAGTCACTTAATCAAGATGTGCGCAGTCTACAACCCTATTATGCCCAAGAGGGCGAAGTTAAAAGTCGACGCGATACCTATGATCAGATGGTGGATGCTATTTTGGAGCAAGTGCGCTTAGGCAAGCAAGTTGTTTGCGCGCTTTATGGTCACCCAGGGGTATTTGCTTGTGTTTCTCATTTCGCAATTGCTCAGGCAAGAGAAGAGGGCTATAGCGCACAAATGGAGCCGGGTATTTCTGCCGAGGCCTGTTTATGGGCCGACGTAGGTATAGATCCTGGCGCTTCAGGCCATCAAAGCTTCGAAGCCAGTCAATTTATGTTTTATAAGCACACACCTGACCCAACCACCCACCTTTTGCTGTGGCAAATAGGCATTGCCGGCGAGCACACTCTGACCGAGTTTCATACGTCATCAGACAGGTTACAGGTGTTAGTGGAACAACTTAGTGAGTGGTACCCGCTTGAACATGAAATCGTGCTCTATGAGGCGCCAAATTTGCCGACTCAATCTCCAAGAATAGAGAGGGTTGCGTTGAAGCAACTGCCATTTGCGCAGCTTTCATCTATCACCACCTTGCTTATTCCGCCGTCACGGGAGCTTGAGTTTAACCATGAGATATTGGCTAAACTTGGGATCACCGCAGAAGAGCTAGGCTGATAAAACTAGTTTGATTTAGCTAGTTTGATTTAGCTAGTCTCATATGGCGATAACGTGTTTCATTTCATTTAATTTAAGGGAATAGATAATGTCAAAGTTTAATCAGTTTTCGAGAAGTTAAGTTCAAATGCAAAGTTGTTAGCTGAGTATAAGCAAAACCCTCAAGCGGTGGCGCAGGCCAGTGGTCTTAGTGATGATGAGATCCAAGCGGTGATTTCGGGTGATGTCAGCCCGCTAAAGTCAGTGTCGGGCGGCAACAGCATCAGAGGTTTTATGGTTGTATATGCAAACATGAAATAGATTTCGAGCAAAGTCTAATTTAGCAATAACCTCGTAGAGTCAATGGTGCAGCGCTTATGTCTATAGAATTTGGCTGAGGCAAACCCAGTCGGCAGCTATCTGCTAGATTTATAAAGCACTTATAAAAACCTATAAAACAACAGAATAAGAAAGCAGTGCGCTAACAAGTTGATAGGGTCGGAAGCAACAAGTAACTAAATAAGAAGTAAAAAGTAAAACAAACCAAAGATGTTCATTTAATTTAAGGGAATAAAAATGTCAAAGTTTAATAAGTTTTTCGAGAAGTTAGGTTCAGATGCCAAGCTGCTAGAGGAGTATAAGCAAGATCCTCAAGGTGTAATGCAGGCTAATGGCCTAAGTGATGATGAGATCCAAGCTGTGATTTCGGGCGATGATAATAAGCTTAAATCTTTCTCTGATGGTAAAAACTATAGCTCCCTTGTATTGGTGTACGCTTCGGATAAGTGATACTTGAATAATGAGGACTGTTATATCGATCTTTTTCTTGCTCACATTGTATGCATCTTTTCCGTTGTTTGGCGGGCAAGGTGACTTTGATGATGTTTTGGTAAAAATAGAAAAAGCGTTGAGGGCATCTCCTGAACAGGTTGAAAGTTTGATAAATAGATTATTGGTTTCTTGGGATGAACTATCTAAAGAGCAGCAAATTAAATTAATCGTTTATCAGGCTATAAGGAAAAGCTACAACGGCGAATATCGGTCCTCTCAAAATTTTTTGGAGCGTGTAAAAGAGTATAGAGTTAGATCTGATTTGTTAGATGATGTATATCACTATCAAGCGGTTAATTTAATAGGTTTGAGGCAATATAC
Protein-coding sequences here:
- a CDS encoding helix-turn-helix domain-containing protein; protein product: MHQQITYNGLVGFELEKIRKELGMEQSEVSVATGISQPVLSRLEKGKAMITIDQLFVICGALGVKPEDIISKTSKGVEAFSTEEAVKVTTTKEASTSGAILTGAAIGALLTLFLTKGK
- a CDS encoding integrase domain-containing protein, which translates into the protein MANSTKQLTATQVSNAKPKEKEYNLADGRGLSLRVKTGGSKFWLLNYTRPVTQKRANLGLGTYPDVPLAEARKRREAARELLAQGIDPQHHQQQQKAAIKTDAENTLKSVTNAWFEIKKQKVSENHGQKLYRRLELYLFPALGGTPISVLTAPQVIQVLKPAEAKGNIETCKRVISWLNEVMTFAVNTGLIHSNPLIGIAAAFGVPEKRQMPTLKPAELPEFIEALTYSSIKKTTRCLIEIQLHTMTRPAEAAKAKWTEIDFDKQLWTIPAERMKMKREHIIPLTPQVISLLNRMHEISGDLEYIFPADRNKHHHTNTETANMAIKRMGYKGRLVAHGLRALASTTLNEQGFDAELIEVSLAHVDKNTVRAAYNRADYIERRRELMCWWSEHVQITPNQLNSVITQQLLK
- the smpB gene encoding SsrA-binding protein SmpB, which encodes MAKKNAKNSKNSSASIARNKRATFDYKFEEKLEAGLSLMGWEVKSIRMGKVNLSESYVFLREGEAYLFGCTIAPLNTASSHVVCDPLRSRKLLLKRKELDKLQGLVDRKGYSIVPISMYWQKGAWVKIEIGLGKGKKEHDKRDDTKDREWQIEKARTIKKAVQQ
- a CDS encoding SRPBCC family protein; this translates as MPQISRSVLVRFSAMQMYDLVNDVESYKEFLPGCVGGKVLEFDGKTMVASVDVAKAGISKTFTTRNQVVPGKSIQLQLENGPFKELVGEWKFTELTEDACKVEFELNFEFSNSIADLAFGKVFKELMASMVTAFTSRAKVIYQ
- a CDS encoding RnfH family protein, with product MSTEQTPFLVEVIYALPNQQKLIKVNVTPGTTCIEAVKLSDMQLYFPEIDLETVKLGIFSRLVKHDEVLLPGQRVEIYRPLIADPKDVRRKRAEKAKEDGRINKITGGKL
- a CDS encoding outer membrane protein assembly factor BamE produces the protein MTIKKKSLTLLGAAALSLSLSGCGVFDYLIYKPDIPQGNYMEKQQVEKLRIDMTKEQVEYVLGRPVLRDSFSDDTWYYVYHYKSGRDASIIHKELIINFDGDKLAEVKGDYELSSEFNTPLEESKLPEINTPEGDPLIPEQRPQAEPLVEEKETQPETLSEKFE
- a CDS encoding SAM-dependent methyltransferase yields the protein MTIEKGTLVCVGTGLNLAGQISVLSKSYIEHADVVFSLVPDGFAQHWLESLNQDVRSLQPYYAQEGEVKSRRDTYDQMVDAILEQVRLGKQVVCALYGHPGVFACVSHFAIAQAREEGYSAQMEPGISAEACLWADVGIDPGASGHQSFEASQFMFYKHTPDPTTHLLLWQIGIAGEHTLTEFHTSSDRLQVLVEQLSEWYPLEHEIVLYEAPNLPTQSPRIERVALKQLPFAQLSSITTLLIPPSRELEFNHEILAKLGITAEELG